Proteins found in one Geomonas subterranea genomic segment:
- the pyrE gene encoding orotate phosphoribosyltransferase yields MTEKERLKKIIIELSYEKRNVTLASGRQSDFYFDGKQTTLHPEGGYLTGKLFFEAIKDVEGVEGVGGLTLGADPIATATSVVSFLEGKPVPGFIIRKEPKGHGTGAWLEGRKNLKPGAKVVIVEDVVTSGGSSLKAIKRAEEEGLVVLGVVTLVDREEGGRENIEAEGYWLKSIFTKAEILA; encoded by the coding sequence ATGACCGAAAAGGAAAGACTGAAGAAGATCATCATTGAGCTGTCCTACGAGAAGAGGAACGTGACCTTGGCTTCCGGTCGTCAGAGTGATTTCTACTTTGACGGGAAGCAGACCACGCTGCACCCCGAGGGCGGCTACCTGACCGGCAAGCTCTTCTTCGAGGCCATCAAGGACGTGGAAGGGGTCGAAGGGGTAGGGGGGCTCACCCTGGGCGCCGACCCGATCGCCACCGCGACCTCCGTGGTCAGCTTCCTGGAAGGAAAGCCCGTTCCCGGCTTCATCATCCGCAAGGAGCCCAAGGGGCACGGCACCGGCGCCTGGCTGGAAGGGCGCAAGAACCTGAAGCCCGGCGCCAAGGTGGTCATCGTCGAGGACGTGGTAACGAGCGGCGGGTCCTCCCTGAAGGCCATCAAGCGCGCCGAAGAGGAAGGGCTGGTGGTGCTCGGTGTGGTCACCCTGGTTGACCGCGAGGAAGGCGGCCGCGAGAACATCGAGGCAGAAGGGTACTGGCTGAAGTCCATCTTCACGAAAGCCGAGATCCTCGCCTAG
- a CDS encoding YkgJ family cysteine cluster protein, whose amino-acid sequence MEEILKRNRELLARVDDWFARCMAAYPEHIACRSGCSGCCRSTFDITLLDAYYLKLGFDRLPEAVRVPVLAKCRERLALMRQEWPEFDHPFVLNYRPEEEWELLMPDLDETPCVLLGDDGRCLVYDHRPMTCRLHGIPLVDTEGEVMHDEWCTMNFTEADPLTLPGLTAPFDSILRAEVALFRDFTERFLGRRMSELDTLIPTALMIDFDGFDWKRWAREEG is encoded by the coding sequence ATGGAAGAGATTTTGAAACGGAACCGCGAGCTGCTGGCGCGGGTGGACGACTGGTTCGCTCGCTGCATGGCAGCCTACCCGGAGCACATCGCCTGCCGGAGCGGCTGCTCTGGCTGCTGCCGGAGCACCTTCGACATCACCCTCCTGGACGCCTATTACCTGAAACTCGGCTTCGATAGGCTGCCTGAAGCGGTCAGGGTGCCGGTGCTGGCGAAGTGCCGGGAACGGCTTGCGCTGATGCGGCAGGAGTGGCCGGAGTTCGACCACCCCTTCGTGCTGAATTACCGCCCCGAGGAGGAGTGGGAACTGCTCATGCCGGACCTGGACGAGACCCCGTGCGTGCTCTTGGGCGACGACGGCCGCTGCCTGGTCTACGACCACCGCCCCATGACCTGCCGGCTGCACGGCATCCCGCTGGTCGACACGGAAGGTGAGGTGATGCACGACGAGTGGTGCACCATGAACTTCACCGAGGCGGACCCGCTCACCCTTCCCGGGCTGACCGCTCCCTTTGACTCCATACTCCGGGCGGAGGTGGCGCTCTTTCGGGATTTCACCGAGAGGTTCCTGGGGCGCAGGATGAGCGAACTGGACACCTTGATCCCTACGGCTCTGATGATCGACTTCGATGGGTTCGACTGGAAGCGCTGGGCACGGGAGGAGGGCTGA
- a CDS encoding YaeQ family protein, protein MALPSMIYRASVQLSDLDRQIYADIQTTIAQHPSETAERLLTRLLAYALCYEEDLAFSKGVGSGDEPDLWSKGPDGRVKLWVEVGQPDPERLAKSCRHVERAFLFTFGANVSRWLTQHQQKLAGVKNLTVIGIDFKLLGQLCGKLERVINWSITVTEGNIYLTFDGQTIETSLDHICGPPR, encoded by the coding sequence ATGGCTCTGCCTTCCATGATTTACCGCGCGTCGGTGCAACTGTCGGATCTGGACCGCCAGATCTACGCCGACATCCAGACCACCATCGCCCAGCATCCCTCCGAAACCGCGGAGCGGCTGCTGACAAGGCTTTTGGCCTATGCACTGTGCTACGAGGAGGATCTCGCCTTCAGCAAGGGGGTTGGCTCGGGCGATGAGCCTGATCTCTGGAGCAAGGGGCCTGATGGGCGGGTCAAGCTCTGGGTCGAGGTGGGGCAACCGGATCCGGAACGGCTCGCCAAGTCCTGCCGCCACGTCGAGCGCGCCTTCCTGTTCACCTTCGGTGCCAACGTCAGCCGCTGGCTCACCCAGCATCAGCAGAAGCTGGCAGGGGTTAAGAACCTGACGGTCATCGGCATTGATTTCAAATTGCTGGGGCAGCTTTGTGGTAAGCTGGAGCGGGTGATCAACTGGTCCATAACTGTCACAGAGGGGAACATTTACTTGACCTTTGACGGCCAGACCATTGAGACAAGCCTCGATCACATCTGTGGCCCTCCTCGCTAG
- a CDS encoding intradiol ring-cleavage dioxygenase — MATSRHLLVALFLLLLILSASICAFARSCPPTPWDEIGPFYRPNAPVRDSIGQGYILSGTVRSSADCSPIPNARIEFWQAGPDGRYDDAYRATVYSDRKGHYRLQTIAAVPYANRPPHIHILVDVKNFEGLVTQHYPKRRAKGAQLDLVLIPERDDTGKSGGRTDDLMRPGKGSR; from the coding sequence ATGGCTACTTCCAGGCACCTTCTTGTTGCACTGTTCCTGCTGCTCCTCATCCTCTCCGCATCAATTTGCGCCTTTGCCCGGTCCTGCCCGCCGACACCCTGGGACGAGATCGGCCCCTTCTACCGCCCCAATGCGCCAGTGCGCGACAGTATTGGCCAAGGTTACATCCTGAGCGGTACGGTCCGTTCCTCCGCCGATTGCTCCCCCATCCCCAACGCCCGCATCGAATTCTGGCAGGCTGGTCCCGACGGCCGCTACGACGATGCCTATCGCGCCACCGTTTACTCCGACAGGAAAGGGCACTACCGCCTGCAGACCATTGCGGCCGTGCCCTATGCAAACCGTCCGCCGCACATCCACATTCTGGTGGACGTGAAGAATTTCGAGGGGCTGGTTACGCAGCACTATCCCAAACGCCGGGCTAAAGGGGCGCAACTCGACCTGGTGCTGATTCCAGAAAGGGACGATACGGGGAAATCAGGCGGCCGGACCGATGATCTGATGCGGCCCGGCAAGGGGAGTCGGTGA
- a CDS encoding DUF72 domain-containing protein: protein MADLYLGCSGFSYNHWRGNFYPAELPAKRWFEYYRSVFNTVELNVTFYRTPSAEIFKHWHDESEQDFSFAVKGSRYITHIKRLHDVETSLVRFFRPAHELQEKLQVMLWQFPPQFKVDLRRLERFLEQVAPYHGRHTLEFRNESWLTDEVVSLCKSRNVSLCMADRPTFIESLPITADFVYIRRHGMEGSYNGFYDYEQLEKDAVRIRKYLSRGLDVYIYFNNDMGGAAPRNARELAAMLKEPLDKE from the coding sequence ATGGCAGATCTCTACTTAGGCTGCAGCGGTTTCAGTTACAACCATTGGCGCGGCAACTTCTACCCGGCAGAACTCCCAGCCAAGCGGTGGTTCGAATATTACCGCTCAGTCTTCAACACGGTCGAACTCAACGTCACCTTCTACCGGACCCCCTCGGCGGAAATCTTCAAGCACTGGCATGACGAGAGTGAGCAGGACTTTTCGTTCGCGGTTAAAGGAAGCCGCTATATCACCCACATCAAGAGGTTGCACGACGTCGAGACCTCTCTCGTCAGGTTCTTCAGACCTGCGCACGAGTTGCAGGAGAAGCTGCAGGTGATGCTTTGGCAGTTTCCGCCTCAATTCAAGGTGGATCTGCGCAGGCTGGAGCGCTTTCTGGAACAGGTCGCACCGTACCACGGCAGGCACACGCTGGAGTTCAGAAACGAGAGTTGGCTCACCGACGAGGTGGTCAGCCTATGCAAGAGCCGCAACGTCTCGCTCTGCATGGCGGACCGCCCGACCTTCATCGAGTCGCTGCCGATTACAGCGGACTTCGTCTACATCAGGCGGCATGGGATGGAAGGGAGTTACAACGGGTTCTATGATTACGAGCAGTTGGAGAAGGATGCGGTGCGGATCAGGAAATACTTAAGCCGCGGTCTGGATGTCTACATCTACTTCAACAATGACATGGGAGGCGCCGCGCCGCGAAACGCAAGAGAACTGGCCGCCATGCTCAAGGAACCGCTCGATAAAGAGTGA
- a CDS encoding cytochrome c3 family protein, producing the protein MQFRLALLMVLIVCAFPVALFAKETKDVKFPLKNGEAVVFSHDVHLLKYNNNCRICHNAIFDLKAKRHYTMAEMEKTKSCGACHSGIKAFSVADEKSCVKCHKGKPRNVEFKIKGLGQTTFSHSAHLAKISDGCKACHNGTVITGKEGRVTMAQMEKGKTCGACHNGKRAFTVAGNCGKCHAGMKPREITWKAKGVTDAKFSHDFHLEAFSCKDCHTKLFAFKAGAKHFSMTDMQKGKSCGGCHNGKEAFSVAGDCNKCHKGYKPGAVIFKNEGGEVKFSHEFHLEAYKCADCHNKIFPMRAGAKHHTMGDMEKGMSCGACHNGKDAFTSNGECDKCHKM; encoded by the coding sequence ATGCAGTTTCGTCTCGCCTTGCTTATGGTTCTTATCGTCTGCGCGTTCCCTGTTGCGCTTTTCGCCAAGGAGACCAAGGACGTCAAGTTCCCTCTTAAGAACGGAGAAGCCGTTGTCTTCAGTCACGATGTGCACCTGTTGAAATATAACAACAATTGCAGGATCTGTCACAACGCCATCTTCGATCTGAAGGCGAAGCGTCACTACACCATGGCTGAGATGGAAAAGACCAAGTCCTGTGGCGCCTGCCACAGTGGCATCAAGGCTTTTAGCGTAGCCGATGAAAAGAGCTGCGTCAAATGTCATAAGGGCAAGCCGCGCAACGTCGAATTCAAGATCAAGGGGCTCGGCCAGACCACCTTCAGCCACTCCGCGCACCTCGCCAAGATCAGCGACGGCTGCAAAGCCTGCCACAACGGCACGGTCATCACCGGCAAGGAAGGGCGCGTCACAATGGCCCAGATGGAGAAAGGCAAGACCTGCGGCGCCTGCCACAACGGCAAGAGGGCCTTCACCGTTGCCGGCAACTGCGGCAAGTGCCACGCCGGGATGAAGCCCCGCGAGATCACCTGGAAGGCCAAAGGGGTGACCGACGCCAAGTTCAGCCACGACTTCCACCTCGAAGCGTTCAGCTGCAAAGACTGCCACACCAAGCTCTTCGCCTTCAAGGCCGGCGCCAAGCACTTCAGCATGACTGACATGCAGAAAGGTAAGTCCTGCGGCGGTTGCCACAACGGCAAAGAGGCATTCTCCGTCGCCGGCGACTGCAACAAGTGCCACAAAGGCTACAAGCCGGGTGCCGTGATCTTCAAGAACGAAGGCGGCGAAGTGAAGTTCAGCCACGAGTTCCACCTGGAAGCTTACAAGTGCGCTGACTGCCATAACAAGATCTTCCCGATGCGGGCCGGCGCGAAGCACCACACCATGGGCGACATGGAAAAAGGTATGTCCTGCGGTGCCTGCCACAACGGCAAGGACGCCTTCACCTCCAACGGTGAATGCGACAAGTGCCACAAGATGTAA
- a CDS encoding DUF4124 domain-containing protein — protein MKTILLSLLMLILLTPTVARAAFYQWTDADGVVHFTDNRSHIPKQYREKAHRVDVSDTAPAVVTPGNEVVTRPAPPTTVEPGGHGESWWRERYKSLRTELKALQDERAGKEQQLVELRRKRTIFQRARDRAAINTMEAQVSTLDARISEMLNRIAALELAAAQAGVPVEWRQ, from the coding sequence ATGAAAACGATTTTGCTCTCCCTTTTGATGCTGATTCTCCTCACCCCGACCGTCGCCCGCGCCGCCTTCTACCAGTGGACCGACGCCGACGGGGTGGTCCATTTCACCGACAATCGCAGCCACATCCCGAAGCAGTACCGCGAGAAGGCGCACCGGGTGGATGTCTCCGATACCGCGCCTGCTGTCGTGACTCCCGGCAATGAAGTTGTAACCCGGCCGGCCCCACCAACGACCGTCGAACCTGGCGGGCATGGCGAGAGCTGGTGGCGCGAACGCTACAAGTCGCTGCGAACCGAGCTCAAGGCCCTCCAGGACGAGCGGGCCGGCAAGGAGCAGCAACTGGTTGAACTGCGTCGCAAGCGGACCATCTTCCAGCGCGCCCGCGACCGTGCGGCGATCAACACCATGGAGGCCCAGGTCTCTACCCTCGATGCCAGGATAAGCGAGATGCTGAACCGGATCGCCGCGCTCGAGCTTGCCGCCGCCCAGGCCGGGGTACCCGTAGAGTGGCGTCAGTAG
- the nadC gene encoding carboxylating nicotinate-nucleotide diphosphorylase, whose translation MNQIDNIIDNALAEDIHTGDITTLSVVATPRRMRARLVAKEEMVLSGIDVARRVFARLDAGIVFTAHYQDGARLQKGDIIAVMEGNAATLLQGERVSLNLLQRMSGIATQTAAYVKELEGTGARVVDTRKTTPGLRVLEKYSVRVGGGTNHRTGLYDGVLIKENHIAAAGGIAEAVRAARAYIPHTLKIEVETETLDEVQQALEAGADIIMLDNMSLEQMTEAVGIINKRALVEASGGVNLKTIRSIALTGVDIISVGALTHSVRATDISMLMEGV comes from the coding sequence ATGAACCAAATCGATAACATAATAGATAACGCCCTCGCCGAGGATATACACACCGGCGATATCACCACGCTCTCTGTCGTAGCCACCCCGCGCCGCATGCGCGCGCGGCTTGTCGCCAAGGAGGAGATGGTCCTATCAGGTATCGACGTGGCCCGTCGTGTCTTCGCCAGGCTCGACGCCGGCATCGTCTTCACCGCGCACTACCAGGATGGCGCCCGCCTGCAAAAGGGTGACATCATCGCCGTGATGGAGGGTAACGCCGCGACTCTTTTGCAGGGAGAAAGGGTATCCCTGAACCTGCTGCAGAGGATGTCCGGCATCGCCACCCAGACCGCCGCCTACGTGAAGGAACTGGAAGGGACCGGCGCCCGCGTCGTCGACACCAGGAAGACCACCCCGGGGCTGCGCGTGCTGGAGAAATACTCTGTGAGGGTAGGGGGGGGCACCAACCACCGTACCGGCCTTTACGACGGGGTCCTCATCAAGGAAAACCATATCGCTGCCGCTGGCGGCATCGCCGAGGCGGTGCGCGCAGCCCGTGCCTACATCCCGCACACCTTGAAGATCGAGGTGGAGACCGAGACGCTGGACGAGGTGCAGCAGGCGCTTGAGGCCGGTGCCGACATCATCATGCTGGACAACATGTCCCTTGAGCAGATGACCGAGGCAGTGGGAATAATAAATAAGAGGGCGCTGGTCGAGGCGTCCGGGGGGGTGAACCTGAAAACGATCAGGTCCATAGCCCTGACCGGTGTGGATATCATATCGGTTGGAGCGCTCACCCACTCGGTACGCGCGACCGACATTTCAATGCTGATGGAGGGCGTTTGA
- a CDS encoding biotin--[acetyl-CoA-carboxylase] ligase, with the protein MKDSGVDGRIIELFRSGDGVVSGAALSRLLGVSRTAVWKHVKGLRASGYLIEAVPSKGYRLLSSPKVLTQLDLSAGLATTRIGTSIICLKETESTNQVAFRMAEEGAAEGTVVIADAQSAGKGRLGRIWLSPPGVNLYCSVVLRPAIAPMAACQLTFLSVVAVARTIESCTALTPQIKWPNDILINGKKVAGLLNEMNAETEKVNFVVLGIGVNLNLDMSSISESLLRHPATSLLEQGGAEVDRLAFTRALLVELDRLYDVFLREGEGPVRAEWLERSAIKGRNVKVSQGEREFVGMVQGVDSFGALLVQLSDGKVETVLSGDVALI; encoded by the coding sequence TTGAAAGACTCCGGGGTAGACGGCAGGATCATCGAGCTGTTCCGCTCCGGCGACGGGGTGGTTTCCGGCGCCGCGCTGAGCCGCCTCCTGGGGGTGTCGCGAACCGCAGTCTGGAAGCACGTCAAGGGGCTCCGCGCCAGCGGGTACCTGATCGAAGCCGTTCCCTCCAAGGGTTACCGGTTGCTCTCTTCACCCAAAGTTCTCACCCAGTTGGATCTCTCAGCAGGCCTCGCCACCACGAGAATCGGCACCAGCATCATCTGCCTCAAGGAAACCGAGTCCACCAACCAGGTCGCTTTCAGGATGGCCGAAGAAGGTGCTGCCGAAGGGACTGTGGTCATCGCCGATGCCCAGAGCGCCGGTAAGGGGAGGCTCGGTCGCATCTGGCTTTCGCCCCCCGGCGTAAATCTCTACTGTTCCGTGGTTCTGCGTCCCGCCATCGCACCGATGGCCGCCTGCCAGCTCACCTTCTTGTCCGTGGTCGCCGTGGCCCGCACCATCGAGAGTTGCACCGCGTTAACGCCGCAGATCAAGTGGCCTAACGACATCCTGATCAACGGCAAGAAGGTCGCCGGGCTTTTGAACGAGATGAACGCGGAGACCGAGAAGGTCAACTTCGTGGTGCTCGGCATCGGGGTGAACCTCAACCTGGACATGTCGTCGATATCGGAGTCGCTACTGCGCCACCCGGCAACATCCCTTCTGGAGCAGGGGGGCGCCGAGGTGGACCGGCTCGCTTTCACCCGGGCGCTCCTGGTGGAACTGGACCGGCTTTACGACGTGTTCCTGCGCGAGGGGGAGGGTCCGGTGCGGGCCGAATGGCTGGAGCGTTCCGCCATCAAGGGGCGCAACGTCAAGGTGAGCCAGGGGGAGCGGGAATTCGTGGGGATGGTGCAGGGGGTGGACTCCTTCGGTGCCTTACTGGTGCAGTTGTCCGACGGAAAGGTGGAGACCGTCCTCTCCGGCGACGTCGCGCTCATCTAA
- a CDS encoding type III pantothenate kinase, translating to MLLVIDVGNSNIVLGIYDEERLVQDWRVSTDKSKTIDEYGILFHDLFRLSGIVFSDVKDIIVSSVVPTLTGVLEKLARQYFKINPYVVGPGIKTGMPIHYDNPKEVGADRIVNAIAGFEKYRSPLIIVDFGTATTFDYVNKKGEYCGGAIAPGLAISMEALFQKASKLPRVDIARPPSIIAKNTVNSMQAGIFFGYVGLVDGIVQRMKAEGKENLKVIATGGLASLIAPESSTIEAVDEFLTLEGLRIIYKRNKP from the coding sequence TTGCTTTTGGTGATCGACGTCGGGAACAGCAACATCGTTCTCGGGATTTACGATGAGGAACGATTGGTTCAAGACTGGCGGGTTTCCACCGACAAGTCCAAGACCATCGACGAGTACGGCATCCTGTTCCACGACCTGTTCCGCCTGTCCGGCATCGTGTTCTCGGACGTGAAGGACATCATTGTCTCCTCGGTGGTGCCGACCCTGACCGGCGTGCTGGAGAAACTGGCCCGCCAGTACTTCAAGATCAACCCCTACGTGGTGGGACCCGGCATCAAAACCGGCATGCCGATCCACTACGACAACCCCAAAGAGGTTGGTGCGGACCGGATCGTCAACGCCATCGCGGGGTTTGAAAAGTACCGCTCGCCGCTCATCATCGTGGACTTCGGCACCGCCACCACCTTCGACTACGTCAACAAGAAGGGGGAGTACTGCGGCGGCGCCATCGCCCCCGGGCTCGCCATCTCCATGGAGGCCCTGTTCCAGAAAGCGAGCAAGCTGCCGCGTGTGGATATCGCCCGCCCCCCCAGCATCATCGCCAAGAACACGGTGAACTCGATGCAGGCCGGGATCTTCTTCGGCTACGTGGGGCTCGTTGACGGCATCGTGCAGCGCATGAAGGCCGAGGGGAAGGAGAACCTCAAGGTGATCGCCACCGGCGGGCTCGCCTCGCTGATTGCGCCGGAATCGAGCACCATCGAGGCGGTGGATGAGTTCCTCACCCTGGAAGGTCTGCGCATCATCTACAAGAGGAACAAGCCCTAA
- the fusA gene encoding elongation factor G produces MGRYETAKLRNLGIVAHGGAGKTSLAEAILFDTGMIDRLGRVDDGSSTMDFEPEEIKRRISITSSLDHCEWKGHSLHIVDTPGYGNFIADTRACMRTLDCAVVILSAISGVKVQTEEVWQWANEFEVPRIAFVNKMDRERASFLRAIDDMEKALGARGVAVQMPLGAEENFEGVIDLVRMKAYRYQKDLSGKFTEGEIPAEYLDDAKRLREMMVETVAEAYDALTEKFLDTGELSEEEILDGLRVGTMRSTFTAVFCGSAAMNIGVAQLLDGICDFLPSPLDRTKAVGIDPKTEQVIERAPSESEPFSALVFKTTSDPYTGKITIFRVYSGVLNSDSLVYNSTKGVQERIGQIFELEGKKQHPIKQAVAGDIVAVAKLKETVTGDTLCDEAKPIVYEPAQPLQPVISYAIEPKTKNDEDKIHSALQRMIEEDPTIESHRDPQTREFIISGMGQVHLEVVVEKLKRKFGVDVILKTPKVPYLETIRGTAKVQGKYKKQSGGRGQYGDCWIELSPLPRGEGYKFEDKIVGGVIPRQYIPAVDKGIQEAAKEGFLAGNPVVDFKVALFDGSFHTVDSSEMAFKVAGSMAFKKAMEQCKPVLLEPIVNMKITVPDENMGDVIGDLNSRRGKVVGVEPKANSQIIRSVVPMSEVLTYSNDLRSMTSDRGMFTSEFSHYEEVPSHLAQKIIAEAQDPKNNNHKSA; encoded by the coding sequence ATGGGAAGGTATGAAACGGCAAAACTGCGTAACCTCGGTATTGTAGCTCACGGCGGTGCCGGTAAGACCTCGCTGGCCGAGGCGATCCTGTTCGATACGGGCATGATCGACCGGCTGGGGAGGGTGGACGACGGCAGCTCCACCATGGATTTCGAGCCCGAAGAGATCAAGCGCCGGATCTCGATCACCTCCTCCCTGGACCACTGCGAGTGGAAAGGGCACTCCCTCCACATAGTGGACACCCCGGGATACGGCAACTTCATCGCCGATACCCGCGCCTGCATGAGGACGCTCGACTGCGCCGTTGTGATCCTCTCCGCCATCTCCGGCGTGAAGGTTCAGACCGAGGAGGTCTGGCAGTGGGCCAACGAGTTCGAGGTCCCGCGCATCGCCTTCGTGAACAAGATGGACCGGGAGCGTGCCAGCTTCCTGCGCGCCATCGACGACATGGAGAAGGCCCTGGGGGCGAGGGGGGTCGCGGTGCAGATGCCGCTGGGCGCCGAGGAGAACTTCGAAGGGGTCATCGACCTGGTGCGTATGAAGGCCTACCGCTACCAGAAGGACCTCTCCGGGAAGTTCACCGAGGGGGAGATCCCGGCCGAGTACCTCGACGATGCCAAGCGTCTCAGGGAGATGATGGTCGAGACCGTGGCCGAGGCGTACGACGCGCTGACCGAGAAGTTTCTCGATACCGGTGAACTTTCCGAGGAGGAGATCCTCGACGGCCTCAGGGTCGGCACCATGCGCAGCACCTTCACCGCGGTCTTCTGCGGCTCGGCCGCGATGAACATCGGCGTCGCGCAGCTGTTGGATGGCATCTGCGACTTCCTGCCGTCGCCCCTTGATCGCACCAAGGCGGTCGGGATCGATCCGAAAACCGAGCAGGTCATCGAGCGCGCTCCGTCCGAGAGCGAGCCGTTCTCGGCTCTGGTCTTCAAGACCACCTCCGACCCCTACACCGGCAAGATCACTATCTTCCGGGTGTACTCCGGGGTCCTGAACTCCGACTCGCTGGTCTACAACTCGACCAAGGGGGTCCAGGAGCGCATCGGCCAGATCTTCGAGCTGGAAGGGAAGAAGCAGCACCCGATCAAGCAGGCCGTCGCGGGCGACATCGTGGCCGTAGCGAAACTTAAGGAAACGGTGACCGGCGACACGCTCTGCGACGAGGCGAAACCGATCGTGTACGAACCGGCCCAGCCGCTGCAGCCGGTGATCTCCTACGCCATCGAGCCCAAGACCAAGAATGACGAGGACAAGATCCACAGCGCCCTGCAGCGCATGATCGAAGAGGACCCGACCATCGAGAGCCACCGCGACCCGCAGACCCGCGAGTTCATCATCTCCGGGATGGGGCAGGTGCACCTTGAAGTCGTGGTCGAGAAGTTGAAGCGCAAGTTCGGCGTCGACGTCATCCTGAAGACCCCGAAGGTCCCATATCTCGAGACCATCCGCGGCACCGCCAAGGTGCAGGGGAAATACAAGAAGCAGTCCGGCGGGCGCGGCCAGTACGGCGACTGCTGGATCGAGCTGTCGCCGCTGCCGCGCGGCGAAGGGTACAAGTTCGAGGACAAGATCGTGGGGGGCGTCATCCCGCGCCAGTACATCCCCGCAGTAGACAAGGGGATCCAGGAGGCGGCCAAGGAAGGGTTCCTCGCGGGGAACCCGGTGGTGGACTTCAAGGTGGCGCTCTTCGACGGCTCCTTCCACACCGTCGACTCCTCCGAGATGGCCTTCAAGGTCGCCGGCTCCATGGCGTTCAAGAAGGCGATGGAACAATGCAAGCCGGTACTGCTTGAGCCGATCGTCAACATGAAGATCACCGTCCCGGATGAAAACATGGGCGACGTGATCGGCGATCTCAACTCCAGGCGCGGCAAGGTGGTGGGGGTGGAGCCGAAGGCGAACTCGCAGATCATCAGGAGCGTGGTGCCGATGTCGGAAGTTCTGACCTACTCCAACGACCTGCGCTCCATGACCAGCGACCGCGGCATGTTCACCTCCGAGTTCTCGCACTACGAAGAGGTCCCCAGCCACCTGGCGCAGAAGATCATCGCCGAGGCCCAGGACCCGAAGAACAATAACCACAAAAGCGCCTAA
- a CDS encoding SPOR domain-containing protein encodes MAKQFTPEEDETVEQKKSSQQRLLLLLLLLIALFAYLYFFTGLIKPRNEASAPPPPAPAPAVVKKPLPPRPQDAASSAQGTAGKPGEAKPGEANTAPAGKPGEAKPAPAAKPGVPAAAAAKPGAPAPAAPAAKPAPAPHPGKPAAAAPAAAAKEAKPSAAAKEAKPAPGKETKPAAKEAKLAAKEAKPAAAAKETKPAAGKEAKSAAAKESKPAAKEVKETKPAKVTKATKAAAKAKPGAFALELDTEVAESEVASVTAKLKKAGVAPVVTTKTHKGEPMHRLFLADFASRDEAAEELGRLKGVAPNAFMLKEGGRYAVYAGSFMREGKAAVEQDRLYDKGVRLVLKNANIPVTVVKVRGGSFADPTSAEKAAANLKKTGLSAKVVKAGK; translated from the coding sequence ATGGCGAAGCAATTTACACCGGAAGAAGATGAAACCGTGGAACAAAAGAAGAGCTCGCAACAGCGGCTCCTTTTGCTTCTGCTACTGCTCATCGCCCTTTTTGCCTACCTTTACTTTTTCACCGGACTGATCAAGCCGCGTAATGAGGCCTCCGCGCCTCCGCCGCCCGCGCCCGCCCCGGCCGTCGTGAAAAAGCCGCTGCCGCCGCGCCCCCAGGATGCCGCATCTTCCGCCCAGGGCACGGCCGGCAAGCCGGGTGAGGCCAAGCCTGGCGAGGCAAATACCGCCCCTGCCGGCAAGCCGGGGGAAGCGAAACCCGCTCCGGCCGCCAAGCCCGGGGTGCCCGCCGCCGCGGCGGCGAAACCAGGCGCACCGGCACCGGCCGCTCCGGCCGCCAAACCGGCGCCTGCCCCACACCCCGGCAAGCCTGCAGCCGCTGCACCTGCCGCGGCAGCCAAGGAGGCCAAACCGTCCGCCGCGGCGAAGGAAGCCAAACCCGCCCCGGGTAAGGAGACCAAGCCGGCCGCGAAGGAGGCGAAACTCGCGGCAAAGGAAGCCAAACCCGCTGCAGCGGCCAAGGAGACCAAACCCGCCGCTGGCAAGGAAGCAAAATCTGCCGCCGCCAAGGAATCCAAGCCTGCCGCCAAGGAGGTCAAAGAGACCAAGCCCGCCAAGGTAACCAAGGCAACCAAGGCCGCTGCCAAGGCGAAACCGGGCGCGTTCGCCCTGGAACTCGATACCGAGGTTGCCGAAAGCGAAGTCGCCTCCGTGACCGCCAAGCTCAAAAAGGCCGGTGTCGCACCTGTGGTCACCACCAAGACCCACAAGGGTGAGCCGATGCACCGTCTGTTCCTGGCCGATTTCGCAAGCCGCGACGAGGCCGCCGAGGAACTCGGGCGCCTGAAAGGGGTGGCGCCCAACGCCTTCATGCTGAAGGAGGGGGGGCGTTACGCTGTCTACGCCGGCTCCTTCATGAGGGAAGGTAAGGCTGCCGTGGAGCAGGACCGTCTCTACGACAAGGGGGTTCGCCTGGTGCTTAAAAACGCCAACATCCCGGTGACGGTGGTGAAGGTTCGCGGAGGCAGCTTCGCGGATCCGACCAGCGCCGAGAAGGCGGCGGCCAACCTCAAGAAAACCGGACTTTCGGCGAAGGTCGTCAAGGCAGGGAAATAG